The segment CGGCACCCTGGCCGTCCTGATCGTGGTGCTCTCGGTCGGATTGATGTCGATCAGCGCGTCCTCCTCCTACCGCGACGAACGGGACCAGAACCGGACCTCGTTCTCCCAGTTCGTGGTGACCGTCGGCGTCGTCCTGCTGGTCCTCTACGTGGTCGACCTGCTCAGGGTCGTCCTGCAGAAGGTCCGGCACGTGGTCGCCGTCGAGACCAACGGCTCCTCGGTCGCCCTGATCACCGCCCCCGACGAGGCGGGCCGCCGGGCCATCACCCAGTACCTCGCCGCCGCCATCGACCGCCCCGAGGCCGGCCTGCTCCTGCACGTCGACACCCTGTCGGTCAATCCGGCCCACTACTACTTCGGCGACACCGTCAACGTCCACGGCACCGGCAACATCGGAAGGATCAGCGGGTGAGCGGCGAGCAGAACTTCTACCTGGGCAACGTCACCAACGTGAACGGCACCGGCAACATCGGGTCGATCAGCTTCGGCGGGGGCGCCCTCCCGCCCACCCCGGAGCAGATCGCCCAGCAACTCGCCCAGCTCCGGGCCGCCCTGGCCGGCCTGCGCGGACACCTCCCGGCGGACCAGGCCCAGCGGCTGGACCGGACGCTCCTCGAACTCGACCCGGCGGCCGCGCCGCAGGAGACCGAGGCCCAGCGCGGCGCCCGACTGGGGCGGGCGCTGGAGACCGCCCGGCGGGTCGCCGAGACGGCGGGGGCGGTCGGGCCCGGGGTGATCGCGCTGGTCGAGCGGGTCATGGGGATGGTCTCGGGACGCTGAGGGCCGGCGGCGCCCCGCGCTCGGCGCCCGGCGGGCGGCGGGCGGGGCGGCCAGGGGAGCGGGGGCCGGGTGCGGCGAGGGCTGCCCGGGGGCCGGGTGCGGCGAGGGGCGGCGGGGTCCGGCGAGGGCGAGGACTCCGGGGAGATCATCGGATAATGGGGTCATGGGCCGTCCACGTACCACCCCCGCCGCCCCCGGCCGCACGCACAGCCAGGGCCCGCTCACCGCCGCCGTCGCCTCCGGCACCGCCGAGCTCCGCCCCGACCGCGACCGGCCGCACGCCTGGGAACTGCTCCTCGACGGCGCACCGCAGTCCCTGGTCGACCTCGCCGACCCCACCCACCTCGGCTTCGCCTACCAGCGCCGGATCGGCCACCTGATCGACCTCGCCGCCCCCGCCCGGCAGCCCCTCACCGCCCTGCACCTCGGCGGCGGCGCCCTCACCCTGGCCCGCTACACGGCCGCCACCCGGCCCCGCTCCCGGCAGCAGGTCGCCGAGATCGACACCGCGCTCACCGAACTCGTCCGCACCGAACTGCCGCTCGACCGGAGCTGGCAGCTCAAGGTCCGTGGCGGCGACGCCCGCGCCGTCCTCGAACGCACCCCCGACGACTCCACCGACCTGGTCGTCGCCGACGTCTTCGCCGGCGCCCGGGTCCCCGCGCACTGCGCCACCGTCGAGTTCGCCCGGCACGCCGCCCGCGCCCTCGCGGCCGGCGGCCACTACGCCGCCAACATCACCGACGGCGGCCCGCTCGCCTTCGCCCGCGCCCAGACCGCCACCCTGGCCGCCGTCTTCCCCGAGCTCTGCCTGATCGCCGACCCCGCCGTCCTGCGCGGCAAACGCTTCGGCAACCTCGTCCTGCTCGCCGCGCACACCCCCCTCCCGCTCCCCGACCTCACCCGACGCCTCGCCACCGACCCCGCCCAGGCCCGCCTCCTGCACGGCCGCGACCTCACCGACTTCACCGCCGGCACCCCCGCGACCACCGACACCACCGCCGTCCCGTCCCCGGCCCCGCCCCCGAGGGCCTTCGCCTGACGCCCGGCGCTCCGGCGCCGGAGCGCCGGGCGGACCCCGCCACGGCGGGTTCAGTGGCTCCCGCCCGGGAGGCCGCGGTGCTTGTACATGGCGGCGGCGGTGAGCAGCAGGCCGGCGGCGATGGGGAGGAGGACGGCGACGGCGCTCTCGCCGGCGGGGCGGGTGGGGGCGGCGGTGAGGGCGAGGCGGTCGGGGGTGGCGGGGGCCGGGCGGGGCGCGGGGGAGGGGGCGCCGGGGGCCGGGCCGGGGCGGGGGGCCGGGGTGCGGCCGGTGGTGGCGGTCGCTGCGGCGGCCGGGGCCGCGGCGGGTGCGGGGGAGGTGACCGGGCCGCGGTCGGCGGGGGTGCGCTGAGCCGGGACGGCGGGGACGGGGTTCTCGTCGGGTTCGCGGCCTGCGGCGGGGCCGGAGCGGGAGGCGCGGGCGGCGTCCTCGGCGCGGGGCTGCGGGGGGACGGCGGAGAGCAGCCCGTTGGCGAGGGAGAAGGCGTCGGGGCGGTCGGCGTGGTGGCCGGGCAGCGGGAGTTCGCCGGTGCCGAGGTGGTGGTCGAGGAGGCTGCCGAGGTCCTCGACCGGCCGGCTGCCGGTGACGGCGGAACCGGCGGAACCGGCGGAACCGGCGGAGCCGACGGAGCCGACGGGGTCGGCCGGGTCGAGCGCGTCGGCCGCGCCGTCGAGCAGGTCGCCGTCGCCGGAGCCGGGGCGGACGACGGTGCCGAGGGCGCGGCCGGGGTGGTGCGGGGGGTGGCCGGTGTCGGCGGCGCGGGCGTCCGCCGCTCCGAGGCCGAGGCCGAGCACCTGGGCGGCGAGCATGCCGCCCGCCGCCAGTGCCCGGGGTCGCCCCCATCGGAGGCGGGGGGTGTCCGAACGTCGCGGTCGCTTCGCGTGGTTGGTTCGCACACCAGGGGAGAACGAGCGGGACGCCCCGCGGTCACGCCCGTCGCTCACACTCCGTCACACTGTGCGGGGGTGCGGGAGTTCAGGCGAGCCCCCCGCGCCGGATCACCTCCGCGTACCAGCGGGCGCTGGTCTTGGGGGTGCGCTTCTGGGTGTCGTAGTCGACGTGGACGATGCCGAAGCGCTTGCTGTAGCCGTACGCCCACTCGAAGTTGTCCAGCAGCGACCAGAGGTAGTAGCCCCGCACGTCCGCCCCCGCGGCGATCGCGTCGGCCACGGCCTGCAGGTGCAGGTCGACGTAGCGGACCCGCTCGGGGTCGTCGACCTCGCCGTCGGGGCCGACCACGTCCTCGAAGGCGGCGCCGTTCTCGGTGACCAGCAGCGGCAGGCCGAAGTCGCGGTGCATGCCGACCAGCGAGTCGACCAGGCCGGAGGCGTCGATCGGCCAGCCCATCGCGGTGACGTCGTCGTTGGCGAGGTGGAAGACCACGTCCTCGGAGCCGGGCCAGCAGCTGAACTCGCTGTCGCCGTGGCCGTCGTTGCGGGCGGCTTCGGCGGACTCGGCGGCGGCCTCGCCCGGGGCCGACACGACGGTCGGGTTGTAGTAGTTCAGGCCGAGCAGGTCGATCGGCCGGCCGATCTCCGCCTCGTCGCCGGGGCGCACCAGCTCGTCCCAGTCGACGAGGTGGGCGGTGTCGGCCTTGAGGTCCTCGTCGTAGCCGCCCTTGAACATCGGGCCGGTCCAGACCCGGTTGCCGACCGCCTCGATCCGGCGGGCCGCCTCGCGGTCCTCGGGGGTGTCGGTGAGCGGGCGGACCAGGTGCAGGTTGAGCGAGACGGCGATCTTCGCCGAGGCGGGCAGCACCTCGCGCAGCGCGCCGACGGCCAGGCCGTGGCCGAGGTTGAGGTGGTGGGCGGCCTTGAGCGCGTCGGCCGGGTTGGTGCGGCCGGGGGCGTGCACGCCGGAGCCGTAGCCGAGGAAGGCGCTGCACCAGGGCTCGTTGAGGGTGGTCCAGACCGGCACGCGGTCGCCGAGCGCGCCGGCCGCGAGGGCCGCGTACTCGGCGAAGCGGTAGGCGGTCTCCCGGATCGGCCAGCCGCCGGCCTCCTCCAGGTCCTGCGGGAGGTCCCAGTGGTAGAGGGTGGCGACGGGGGAGATGCCGTGTTCGAGCAGGGTGTCGACCAGGGCGCGGTAGAAGTCGAGGCCGCGCTCGACGGCCGGGCCGCGGCCGGTCGGCTGGATCCGCGGCCAGGACAGCGAGAAGCGGTACGAGGTGAGGCCGAGGTCGGCCATCAGGCGGACGTCCTCGCGGAAGCGGTGGTAGTGGTCCACCGCGACGTCGCCGGTGTCGCCGTTCAGCACCTTGCCGGGGGTCTTGGCGAAGGCGTCCCAGATGGACGGGGTGCGCCCGCCCTCGGCGGCGGCGCCCTCGATCTGGTAGGCGGCGGTGGCCGCGCCCCAGGAGAAGCCGGGCGGGAAGGCCACCCGGGGCACCGCCACGGAGGAGTGGGCGGCTGTGGTCGGATCGGTCATGGTCATACGGGAGCGCTCCCATGGCTGAGGAGTGGACAGGGCGGGTGTGCCGGGGTCTTCCAGAGGGTCAGCTCTTGACGGCGCCGGACGTGATCCCGCCGACAATGTGCTTCCCCAGAACGGCGAAGATCAGCAGCAGCGGCAGGGTGCCGACGAGCGCACCGGTCATGATCACGGCCTGGTTGATGTCGTGGCCGGAGCCGCCGCCGAGGCCGGAGAGCGCGACCTGGACGGTGGGGTTCTGCGCGTTGAGCGCCACGAACGGCCAGAAGAAGTCGTTCCAGGACTGCACGAACACCAGCATGCCGAGCACCGCCATGGCGGGCCGGGCGATCGGGAACACCACGTGCCAGATGATCCGCAGGCTGTTCGCGCCGTCCACCCGGGCCGCCTCGACCAGCTCGAACGGCAGCGCCTCGGACAGGAACTGGCGCATGAAGAACACGCCGAACGCGGCCACCAGCGAGGGCAGGATCACCGACTGCAGGTGACCGCTCCACTCCAGCTTGGTGACGATCCGGTACAGCGGGATGACGCTGAGCTGCGGCGGGATGGTCATGGTGGCGACCACCAGGGTCAGCAGCGCGTTGCGGCCGCGGAAGCGCAGCTTGGCGAAGGCGAAGCCGGCCAGCGTGGAGAACAGCACCGTGGACAGCGCCACGCAGCCCGCCACGATGGTGGAGTTCAGCAGCGCGAGGCCCATGTCGGCCTGGTCCCAGGCGGTGGAGATGTTGTTCCACAGCTCGCCGCCGGGCACCATCGGCGGCGGTGACAGGGCCACCCGCTCACCGGTGTTGGAGGCCGCGACGAAGGTCCAGTACAGCGGGAACAGCGAGACCAGCGCGGCGATGCCGAGCAGCACGTAGGTGACCGGGCCGGCCTTGTCGTGGTCGCCCGCCTTGCGCCGGAACAGGCCGCGCGGGCGGGCCGGGTCGGCGCTCTTCGCCTCGCGGGGGGAGGGGGTGGACAGGGTGGCGGCCATGTCAGCCTCCCAGCTCGTGGCGCTTGCGGTAACGGGTGATCAGGAACTGCACCAGGCCGATCAGCAGCAGGATCAGCAGCATCGTCCAGGCCACCGCCGAGGCGCGGCCCAACTGGCGCGACGGCCAGCCCAGTTCGTACATGTAGAGGCTGAGCGTCTGGAACTGGTGCGCGGAGCCGCCGGACACGCCGACACCGCCTCCGAACAGCATCGGCTCGCCGAACAGCTGGGTGGCGCCGATGGTGGAGACGATGATGGTGAACATGATGGTCGGGCGGATCGACGGGATGGTGATCCGGGTGAACTGCTGCCACCGGTTGGCCCCGTCCAGGCTGGCCGCCTCGTACAGGTCCTTCGGCACCGCCTGCATCGCGGCCAGGTAGATCAGCGCGTTGTAGCCGGTCCAGCGCCAGGTCACGATGGTGGCGATGGCGATCTGCGAGGGCCAGGTGTCGGAGTACCAGTTGGGGTGCAG is part of the Kitasatospora cineracea genome and harbors:
- a CDS encoding DUF6232 family protein; translation: MPPRPAFRPGQVEVRIDGRTLWIAGAAYPLRNIARVYQVVLHPRSAEAFGRFGRRFAGTLAVLIVVLSVGLMSISASSSYRDERDQNRTSFSQFVVTVGVVLLVLYVVDLLRVVLQKVRHVVAVETNGSSVALITAPDEAGRRAITQYLAAAIDRPEAGLLLHVDTLSVNPAHYYFGDTVNVHGTGNIGRISG
- a CDS encoding spermidine synthase is translated as MGRPRTTPAAPGRTHSQGPLTAAVASGTAELRPDRDRPHAWELLLDGAPQSLVDLADPTHLGFAYQRRIGHLIDLAAPARQPLTALHLGGGALTLARYTAATRPRSRQQVAEIDTALTELVRTELPLDRSWQLKVRGGDARAVLERTPDDSTDLVVADVFAGARVPAHCATVEFARHAARALAAGGHYAANITDGGPLAFARAQTATLAAVFPELCLIADPAVLRGKRFGNLVLLAAHTPLPLPDLTRRLATDPAQARLLHGRDLTDFTAGTPATTDTTAVPSPAPPPRAFA
- a CDS encoding glycoside hydrolase family 1 protein → MTMTDPTTAAHSSVAVPRVAFPPGFSWGAATAAYQIEGAAAEGGRTPSIWDAFAKTPGKVLNGDTGDVAVDHYHRFREDVRLMADLGLTSYRFSLSWPRIQPTGRGPAVERGLDFYRALVDTLLEHGISPVATLYHWDLPQDLEEAGGWPIRETAYRFAEYAALAAGALGDRVPVWTTLNEPWCSAFLGYGSGVHAPGRTNPADALKAAHHLNLGHGLAVGALREVLPASAKIAVSLNLHLVRPLTDTPEDREAARRIEAVGNRVWTGPMFKGGYDEDLKADTAHLVDWDELVRPGDEAEIGRPIDLLGLNYYNPTVVSAPGEAAAESAEAARNDGHGDSEFSCWPGSEDVVFHLANDDVTAMGWPIDASGLVDSLVGMHRDFGLPLLVTENGAAFEDVVGPDGEVDDPERVRYVDLHLQAVADAIAAGADVRGYYLWSLLDNFEWAYGYSKRFGIVHVDYDTQKRTPKTSARWYAEVIRRGGLA
- a CDS encoding carbohydrate ABC transporter permease; the encoded protein is MAATLSTPSPREAKSADPARPRGLFRRKAGDHDKAGPVTYVLLGIAALVSLFPLYWTFVAASNTGERVALSPPPMVPGGELWNNISTAWDQADMGLALLNSTIVAGCVALSTVLFSTLAGFAFAKLRFRGRNALLTLVVATMTIPPQLSVIPLYRIVTKLEWSGHLQSVILPSLVAAFGVFFMRQFLSEALPFELVEAARVDGANSLRIIWHVVFPIARPAMAVLGMLVFVQSWNDFFWPFVALNAQNPTVQVALSGLGGGSGHDINQAVIMTGALVGTLPLLLIFAVLGKHIVGGITSGAVKS